The genome window ACTATTTGTTACCaagtaaaagaattgaatttcaagaaagaaaaccaaacaaataaataaaatttgtgatttaagCAACGTCTAAATTTGATTATGCATCAGTTAACCCCAGTACTTTCATCAAACAACTAAACCTATGGAAAGAAACATAAAGTAGACAGTCAGcagcaaaataaaatgatattaacaAGACTGTCAAGAAAAATCATCCAAGACAGTAagcaaaataaagaaacataaaGCAGACAGAATATGAAAAATGTTGGAGCAAAGAACCTGTAATTCaggacaaacaaacaaacaatgaaaaaaaaaccataaccGGCAAGAAACGAAACGCCGATTTACCAAGGACTGAAACAATCGCATGCAGAGAGGAAAGAAATAAGTTATAAGTTTGGCGGAGATTACTGATTCAAGCCGTCCGGAGATCTGACACCGTCGAGTCGGAGAAGGATGCAAAGCTGAAATCGGGAGCGGGTAGAGGTTTGGTTCGCTGGCACGTTCTGTTTATGTTGGGAGGGAGAGGGTCGGCTGGAGGCGATTTCGGCAAGGGGAGGGTAAATAAGACACCGATTAGCTAATCTTTGCTATTGCAAGGGATTACAAATCGGTGGTGAAGCAGCCAAAATGCGGAATCCGTCATAGCGGATTAGAACGATATTAGAAAGCAATGAACCAAAGCATGTATTCGATTGAGAGCCACCGATTCGGGGTGTAATGGATTAgccattacacccaaccaaatAAGCCCTtaaacttttctattttatttaatttagtccatacCATTATTTTCCAATTCCGcctatcaatttttttttcatgacaCATTCAGAAAATCTTCTATTTATTTGTGACTCCACCTTTTCTTCTTTAGGTCTATTATCACTTTTAGTCCTCTAACTTTCACCAAAttccaaattattatattttacttacttttttttgtcaaaccaaatttcaatacactCAATCCATTTTCTTGATAAATTTACCATGTATGTTACTGGAACAATACCATTTGTTATACCGAAAATTTTAGGGGTATTACACAACTATAACTTGAGCTCTTAAGCTTAAAATAATGTGAATCAAATTGTGttttgaagctaagagatagtTCTTTCATTGGTCAACGGATCTCTCGACTAAGAAATGTCTAGTACCTATCCAAAAGTGCATCTTAAATTGACTGATTttccagagttgaaaattggcagcttcaatgaattgaatttaataaatttctccCCATTGGTACATGTTGAATTGACCAGTGGCACTCAATAAAGGTTTTGTTTGCAAccaaaattctcaattttgaaCTAAGGTttccaaaaatcaaaatcttgattttctttaagCTCAATCTTGTGTCTTTGAAGcttattaaatttgtttgtgaTGAACTCTAGTATAATCAAGTTCATCTTTTCTCGAATCTGTCTCGATCTTGGGCTATAGACTACTTTTGACGaacttttctattttggttattatatgaataattgaaaattaatataaatggtGATTGCTAAGCAAACAAATGCTCTTTGAAGCATGCTAAGCCAATATGAGGTGATTGGAATTGGGATAAACACAAATCTCTCAAGTGAAGAACAAATTAAGCATATTGTTTAACACAGGTTTTGGTTGGAAAAgaagaatatattttaagtcATAAGGCTTTAGAATGTTAATACCTCATCTTCAAATCCCACcttgagtttttaaaattatttcaacttaaatttcactatgaatattttaattatatttattggaATAATTATAAGTATCTAAATTTAATCTTgttgaaaagattttaagatTATAGTTATACTTGAAACATAAAAAGACCTGAATTtatgtatttcattttattttagtcacacTTTGAATCTGACAAAGTTCTTTAATTTCGATAATTTTGACATTTAATTACTTTTCATCCAACCTGTATTTATAGCCTCTGATTTCCCTCATATCTATATCTCACGGTGGGTAAGGTGGGGCGGATGCAAAATTTTAGATCCAActaaaaaatagcataaaatatttatcaaaaatttaatttagattaaaaatattagatttgagttggtattaattttaaatttaaaaatataatacattaaaaaattatacttaaatagCACTAAGTTAATTGtaacttaacaaacaaatacttataaaatagaagtacaattaacaataaaataatgttatataatatccaaacaataataacaaaatgacagtaatataatagtgaaattataacaaaacaataacaataaaaggtTTAGATTGATTCGGACTGAACCAAGATGGAGCCAAAAAAATCATATACCAAGCTAATACGGAAAATGATAGATATTAAGGATAAGTTTGGATGAGCAATACGTTTACATGTGTTTAATGTAAAAACAACAATAGCAATAAgattaaatactataataatattataagaggagaaaaaagaattaagggtattaaattctaaaaactttGATTTGGTTAGACATTAAAAAGAAGGTTGAAAACTAAATGTATgcgaatttatttatttgaccaATTATCTAAGatagtaataaaaaattgtttttcatttgagcaacttgatattttatcatgttttgAACGAGACTGTGGAACACGCTCTGAACTGGAGCGTGAACGGTGGTGCATTCTAAccaaacaaaaaccaaaaccatAAGATATCCCAAATAGAAGATTCGAAATTCCAATGAAGGGTATTTTCCAATTTACTAGTTACTGCAGTAAAAATAGGAAACTTGTTCGTATCCTCAAAAACAAAATGGGATTTACCCATTATTCATTAACCCTCTCAATTCTCCTCCTCTCATACACAAAAGGAgcaacaaacaataaaattttacctCTCTTCGTTTTGACCGCACTGTAAAATTCATCCCATCAAATTTATTGCTGAGAGttatcaaaaatttaaatcagaaggtgaaaaggaaaaacaactacGAGAACAACAAAATCTGTCATTGTCGCAACAACACTTTTCTCTGTAAAATTATGAACATCATCTCTGTATAAATCTGTCATTAGTAATGGCATCTCCTTTACCAAGCTGTAATTGAATGTGAAAGAGCTTAGAAGCTCCTCTTTGAAAACCaaagcttttttcttttttaatttcttttcttgttgGTATAAGTTTGGGTCGCCATTGCCATGATTTAGAGAGAGACCACGCTTGTTTAtttgctttcttcttcttccattgTCATCTGAtaatattgttgaatttttagccTTTTTTTGCGTCTACATTTCGGAGTTTTAAAGAAGCAAACAATGGTGCCGTGGTGGGCGAAGGGCAGCCACAAAGGAACCTCGGTGGTTGTGAAAATGGAAAACCCCAACTGGTCGATGGTCGAGCTCGAAGCTCCATCGGAAGAAGATTTCCTCATCGGCAGCACCCCGACCGGTTCGCGAGAAAAATTACGTGGCAAAAACGCCAAGCAACTCACTTGGGTTCTCCTGTTAAAAGCGCACCGTGCTGCCGGTTGCTTAACCTCCATTACCTCCACATTCCTAAGTTTCGGCTCAACCGTCCGTCGTCGAGTCGCCTCCGGAAGAACCGACGACAATGACATCGAAACCGACGAAAACAAAGCCGTTAAAACCGGTTTCTATAACTGCATCAAAGTGTTCCTTTGGCTATCCTTATTATTATTCTGTTTCGAGGTTGCTGCGTATTTCAAAGGCTGGCATTTTGGTGCCCCAAATCTTCAATTACAATATATTCTCTCGGTGCCGCTTGGTTTCAAAGATTTGTTCGATTGGTTATACACTCATTGGGTTTTGATTCGGGTGGGTTATCTGGCCCCTCCTCTTCAGTTCCTCGCTAATGTCTGCATTGTTCTCTTCCTTATCCAAAGCATGGATAGGTTAATTCTTTGTTTGGGTTGTTTTTGGATCCGATTAAAAAAGATCAAGCCAATCCCCAAGCACGAAGCTGTTGCAGATCTTGAATCTGGGGAAGACTCTTTCTTCCCTATGGTTCTCATTCAGATCCCTATGTGTAATGAAAAAGAGGTAAAAACTAGAAACCCAAAgataaattttttctttcatcattttaaaaggaaccctttttttttttaaatgatggtttaaatatttgtttttgcaGGTTTACCAACAATCCATAGCTGCAGTGTGCAGTTTGGACTGGCCAAAGTCGAGAATTTTGATTCAAGTTTTGGATGATTCCGATGATCCAATGACTCAGCTACTTATTAAAGAGGAAGTGCATAAATGGCAACAAGAAGGTGCCCACATTGTGTATCGGCACCGTGTACTTAGAGATGGCTATAAAGCTGGTAATCTTAAGTCTGCCATGAGTTGTAGTTATGTTAAAGACTATGAATTTGTTGCCATTTTCGATGCGGATTTCCAGCCCTCCCCTGATTTCCTCAAAAGAACTGTCCCCCATTTTAAGGTAACTAAATTAACTGCCTTTTGATTTAAATTGGGTGCAATTTTGAGAATCGAAGCACTATTTAGTATGTTTAGGATTAGTTGAAGTGAAAtcttatttttggttttatggTTATTAGGATAATGAGGATTTAGGGTTGGTTCAGACAAGGTGGTCGTTTGTGAATAAGGATGAGAATTTGCTAACAAGATTGCAAAACATAAATTTGTCATTCCATTTTGAGGTAGAACAGCAAGTGAATGGtgttttcattaatttctttggaTTCAATGGGACTGCTGGGGTTTGGAGGATTAAGGCTTTGGAGGAGTCGGGTGGTTGGTTGGAGAGGACTACAGTTGAGGACATGGATATTGCAGTCCGTGCTCATCTTCGCGGATGGAAGTTCATCTTCCTCAATGATGTTGAGGTATAGTTCTAGTTTGATTCGTTATACCGATAGTTACTTTCTTGATCGGTAGTTGATGTTTTTAGTCTTTATTATTTGTTCAGTGTCGGTGTGAACTTCCTGAATCTTATGAAGCTTATAGAAAACAACAGCACAGATGGCACTCTGGACCGATGCAGTTGTTCCGCCTCTGTTTGCCGGATATTATCCGTGCTAAGGTGAATACATATTTGAATTGGTCTTTGCTTAAAATTGTGATGATGAACTTTGTTcttatttggtatttttattgATGCAGATTAGTGTGTGGAAGAAATTCAGTATgatctttctcttcttcctgCTTAGGAAACTGATCCTACCGTTTTACTCTTTCACTCTTTTCTGCATAATTCTCCCAATGACTATGTTCGTTCCGGAGGCCGAGCTTCCAGCATGGGTTGTTTGTTACATCCCTGCTATAATGTCATTCCTCAACATCCTTCCTGCTCCGAAATCATTCCCCTTCATTGTTCCCTACCTTCTTTTCGAGAACACCATGTCCGTGACCAAGTTCAATGCCATGGTCTCTGGTCTTTTCCAACTTGGTAGTTCATATGAGTGGGTTGTTACAAAAAAATTCGGTCGATCATCCGAGAATGATCTTGTCTCCTTGGTTGAGAAAGGGCCAAAACATCAGCGTGTGGGATCCGAACCCAATCTCGACAAGATCCAAGCAGATCTTAAGCAAGAACAAAAGACTAGGAAAACTAAGCATAATAGGATATACACTAAGGAGTTAGCTCTGGCATTCCTTCTTCTAACAGCTTCAGCTAGGAGCCTCCTATCCGTACAGGGTATCCATTTCTATTTCTTGCTATTTCAAGGGATATCGTTCCTTCTGGTCGGTCTAGACTTGATTGGTGAGCAGGTACTATGAGGATCAGAGTAGCGACTTTGTAGGAAAATGTGGATCACGTGAATGTAACCGACACGTTCCAAAACGAAACTTTTGCAGTTCGGTGTCCGACCTGAATAGGAGAAGAAATATAGTTACATGGACAGAAGAATAACATGAATTTTGACATAGGGCACATGTAAAATTGGTGATAAATCTTCAGTACATGTAAGGTTTTGTTACCCTACTTTTAGATTCTTTTGCTTTTATGGCAAATTCTTTTGTAAGAAAGGAAGTTGTTGAAACATGAAACAGGAATTTAGGTACAAATTAAGGGCAAGGTAGAAAATTGATTCCTTTTCCTTTAGTCACTAATTTTCATGAGGATGGTACTTTGAGCTGATGTTAATTGAAGTAAATGTTTAACTAGTTCGGCTGTTGTTTTATTCACATCCAGCTATAGTGATTTTTATCCAATCTAACCCTTTTGCTTCACCAAATCCAGGAACCATTATAGTCCTTATTTGGTAAGAAAAACAGGGTGTTAAAGaaattaacctttttattcatttctcaAAAGGTGTacatgtatgtatgcatgtgtTGTACGTAGAGGGTTACAGTAGTTGGAAAGTACGTAGTTGGGGGATAGCACATGGGGGTGATGCTTGAGTGGTGGGGTCGTATCCCATCCCTAGAGGAATTTATTGTAGCAGCTGGACCACACTAGGATATCAATCCAACTCCTTTTTAGCCTCTTAGTTAGCAGTACTCGacatttagaaataaaaaagggggTGGGGGGGAGGggttatattttgaatttttgcaagaaaaaaaagaaacaaaaggctTTGAAATTGATGCAACTGAAGAAAGAGAAAGTGAAATATGTTTGGGATGATGTGAAGTTTAGTTGGAGAATGTTTTTACATTCTCAAATGGAGAGAGGAGAGGGCACTTAAATTCTATGAAAATTGGAATCCATGGTCCAGCAGGAATGAAGTGTGGGGATAGGATTAATTCCGTTAAATATAAATGGTTGATCAATCTGCATCCCAAGTTCATATGAGTAAACTAACTTTTATACCAGCAAATCAGTCCCTCGGCtaaatgtttgttttgtgttttgatgtttataaattattctatttgATTCTGGTCAAAAAagtttttgtaataaaatttttaaaaaaattcaatgtaaacccttttaaaagttagaaattacttttaaaaaatcttcaactttataaacacaatttataaattttaaaattatgagcttttattaaataataatttcgaCTAATAAAAAGTAAggataattatttttcaaaatcttataattattagatgttaatgggttttattttaataaaaaatataattt of Gossypium raimondii isolate GPD5lz chromosome 3, ASM2569854v1, whole genome shotgun sequence contains these proteins:
- the LOC105797281 gene encoding probable xyloglucan glycosyltransferase 12, producing the protein MVPWWAKGSHKGTSVVVKMENPNWSMVELEAPSEEDFLIGSTPTGSREKLRGKNAKQLTWVLLLKAHRAAGCLTSITSTFLSFGSTVRRRVASGRTDDNDIETDENKAVKTGFYNCIKVFLWLSLLLFCFEVAAYFKGWHFGAPNLQLQYILSVPLGFKDLFDWLYTHWVLIRVGYLAPPLQFLANVCIVLFLIQSMDRLILCLGCFWIRLKKIKPIPKHEAVADLESGEDSFFPMVLIQIPMCNEKEVYQQSIAAVCSLDWPKSRILIQVLDDSDDPMTQLLIKEEVHKWQQEGAHIVYRHRVLRDGYKAGNLKSAMSCSYVKDYEFVAIFDADFQPSPDFLKRTVPHFKDNEDLGLVQTRWSFVNKDENLLTRLQNINLSFHFEVEQQVNGVFINFFGFNGTAGVWRIKALEESGGWLERTTVEDMDIAVRAHLRGWKFIFLNDVECRCELPESYEAYRKQQHRWHSGPMQLFRLCLPDIIRAKISVWKKFSMIFLFFLLRKLILPFYSFTLFCIILPMTMFVPEAELPAWVVCYIPAIMSFLNILPAPKSFPFIVPYLLFENTMSVTKFNAMVSGLFQLGSSYEWVVTKKFGRSSENDLVSLVEKGPKHQRVGSEPNLDKIQADLKQEQKTRKTKHNRIYTKELALAFLLLTASARSLLSVQGIHFYFLLFQGISFLLVGLDLIGEQVL